A DNA window from Trichomycterus rosablanca isolate fTriRos1 chromosome 9, fTriRos1.hap1, whole genome shotgun sequence contains the following coding sequences:
- the LOC134320294 gene encoding uncharacterized protein LOC134320294: MEIQRESTPTPEDDDMEIITIYINREFMKQVQDSPGSANVRLSDSVDEKVGVTKSTISVMSEELNVASSLLTDSVLDEDEVTNVPQIKDEKVGDAESTISIMSKELNVASCQLTDSVLDKIKVTNVPQNKDEKVGGAESTISIMSKELNVASCQRTNSVLDEIKDTFGQKEKSEKSTMTDPIPEIDPTCRKILVQPVKKLPAEAPAKEAICTAEKMKKKKKKDQILGFFRRSWQTTKRIFNKRSNMEIVTKQVQDSLGSTYVHLPNSVEEKVGVTKSTISVMSEELNVASSPLTDSVLDEDEVTNVPQNKDEKVGGAESTISIMSEELNVASCQLTDSVLDKIEVTNVPQNKDQKVRGPESTISIMSKELNVASCQQTNSVLDEIKDTFGQKEKSEKSTMTDPIPEIDPTCRKILVQPVKKLPAEAPAKEAICTAEKMKKKKKKKKDQILGFFRRSWQTMKRICNKRSNKVSPL; this comes from the exons ATGGAGATCCAGAGAGAATCCACACCGACGCCTGAGGACGACGACATGGAGATCATCACCATCTACATTAACAGAGAATTCATGAAGCAGGTCCAGGACTCGCCGGGGAGCGCCAACGTCCGTCTGTCCGATAGTGTGGACGAGAAGGTTGGGGTCACTAAGTCCACCATCAGCGTCATGTCAGAGGAGCTTAATGTGGCCTCCTCCCTGCTGACCGACTCCGTCCTGGATGAGGACGAGGTGACCAACGTCCCCCAAATTAAGGACGAGAAGGTTGGGGAcgctgagtccaccatcagcatcatgtcaAAGGAGCTTAATGTGGCCTCCTGTCAGCTGACCGACTCCGTCCTGGATAAGATCAAGGTGACCAACGTCCCCCAAAATAAGGACGAGAAGGTCGGGGGtgctgagtccaccatcagcatcatgtcaAAGGAGCTTAATGTGGCCTCCTGTCAGCGGACCAACTCTGTCCTGGACGAGATCAAGGACACTTTTGGTCAAAAGGAGAAGAGTGAGAAATCCACCATGACTGACCCGATACCAGAAATCGATCCAACCTGCAGGAAGATCCTGGTTCAGCCGGTAAAGAAGCTGCCCGCTGAAGCTCCAGCTAAAGAAGCAATCT GCACTGCAGAaaagatgaagaagaagaagaagaaggaccAGATCCTGGGATTCTTCAGAAGATCCTGGCAGACCACGAAGAGGATCTTCAACAAGAGATCAAACATGGAGATCGTTACCAAGCAGGTCCAGGACTCACTGGGGAGCACCTACGTCCACCTGCCCAATAGTGTGGAAGAGAAGGTTGGGGTCACTAAGTCCACCATCAGCGTCATGTCAGAGGAGCTTAATGTGGCCTCCTCCCCGCTGACCGACTCTGTCCTGGATGAGGATGAGGTGACCAACGTCCCCCAAAATAAGGACGAGAAGGTTGGGGGcgctgagtccaccatcagcatcatgtcaGAAGAGCTTAATGTGGCCTCCTGTCAGCTGACCGACTCCGTCCTGGATAAGATCGAGGTGACCAACGTCCCTCAAAATAAGGACCAGAAGGTCAGGGGccctgagtccaccatcagcatcatgtcaAAGGAGCTTAATGTGGCCTCCTGTCAGCAGACCAACTCTGTCCTGGACGAGATCAAGGATACTTTTGGTCAAAAGGAGAAGAGTGAGAAATCCACCATGACTGACCCGATACCAGAAATCGATCCAACCTGCAGGAAGATCCTGGTTCAGCCGGTAAAGAAGCTGCCCGCTGAAGCTCCAGCTAAAGAAGCAATCT GCACCGCAGAAAAgatgaagaaaaagaagaagaagaagaaggaccAGATCCTGGGATTCTTCAGAAGATCCTGGCAGACCATGAAGAGGATCTGCAACAAGAGATCAAACAAAGTTTCCCCCCTCTAA